The DNA window AAAATTAAATATGAGATATATAGCATTGGTGCTAATGGAATATACTTTTCTTTTGGTTGAAATATAATTACACTTATCAGTGCAATTGTGTATGTTAAAGCATAATAAAGATTTAAAAAATATAAATCTGTATTAGAAAAATATGCTCCTATTGCTAGCATTAATTTTAAATCTCCTAAACCTATTAGTTCTTTTTGTAAATATGTTTCTATGATAATTATGATATAAAAGGGTAGACAATATATGGAAATTGAATAGTAAAGAATTGAAAAGTTTTTATATATTATTGCATTAATTATAGCAATAATTAGCATTAAAATTATACAAAATTCTGGTATGATTTTTTTCTTTATATCTTCATAAACAGATATGAGAAAGAATAAATTAAATAATATTTTAAAAATTATCATGATTTGAATTAGGTCCTATAACTTGATTTGAAAATTCTTTCGGTTCTTTTAAAATAGCATTTACAAAATTATTATTTATTTTTAAATTACCTGACACATTTCCTATTTTAAAACTTCCATCTGATTTAAGATTGATTTGTAGACTGTTTAGATCTTGATATTTTGATAGTAGATTTGATATATTAGTTTCATTACTTAAATTTTCACTGACTAGAAAATTATTGAGTTCAGACACAGCAGCAATAACTTTTGTCCTATTAGCAGCATTTATATACCTTGATATTTTCGGCACAGCTATAGTTGAAATTATAGCCATTATTGCCATTACTGCTATTAATTCTATCAAGGTAAAACCATAATTTTTTTTCTTTTTATTTTTCATAATCCTCCTTTCAAAATTATAATATCATATTTTTGGAAAAATATAAAGTATTTTTAATCAAAAAAAAAGGCATCTTTTGGACGCCTAAATATTTTATTTCTTCTTGTTTTTTCTATTTATCTTGTAACATAAGTTGATGATAATAATGGATCTATTTTAATTCCAGGTCCCATTGTTAATGAGATTGCAACTGTTCTTAAATATTGTCCTTTTGCTGCTGCTGGTTTTAAAGCAATTATTTGTTTTAAAGCCACTTTAAAGTTTTCAACAATTTTTTCTTTATCAAAGTTCACTTTACCTATTGGTAAATGTATTGAACCTAATTTGTCAACTTTAAATGCAATTTTACCTTTTTTAAATTCTTCAACTGTTTTAGCAATATCAGTAGTTACTGTTCCTGATTTAGGATTAGGCATTAAGCCTTTTGTTCCTAAAATTCTTCCTAATCTACCTAATTTAGGCATCATATCAGGTGTTGCAATAACTAAATCAAAGTCAAACCAACCTTGTTGAATTTTATTAATGTATTCATCATCTCCAGCATAATCTGCACCAGCATCTAATGCTTTTTGTATATTTTCACCTGTTGTGATCGCTAATACTCTTACAGTTTTACCAGTTCCGTGTGGTAATACAACAGTTCCTCTTACTTGTTGATCAGCATGTCTAGGATCTACACCTAATTTAACTGCTAATTCAACAGTTTCGACAAACTTTGCACTCTTTGTTTCAAATAGAAGTTCTAATGCTTCTTCTGGTGTATATATTTTTACTTTATCTACTTTTTGAGAAATTTCACTATATCTTTTTCCTCTTTTTGCCATTAATTTATCCTCCTCTGTGGTCATTGGTATTTATACCTTCCACTTAATTTTACTAATCTTGTATTTTAACTCCCATACTTCTAGCAGTTCCTGCTATTATTTTCATAGCAGTTTCTATATCACTTGCATTTAAGTCTGGCATTTTTAATTCTGCTATTTCTTTAATTTGTGCACTTGTTACTGTTCCAGCAACTTCTTTTTTAGAGTTTTGTGCTCCACTTTCTATCTTAGCATATTTTTTTAATAAATCTGATGCAGGTGGTGTTTTTAATACAAATGTAAAACTCTTATCAGAATATACTGTTATTTCTACTGGAATAACATACCCCATCTTATCTTGTGTTTGTGCATTAAACATTTTACAAAACTCAGGTATATTTATACCTTTTGGACCTAATGCTGATCCTACTGGTGGAGCAGGTGTTGCTTTTCCTGCACCTATTTGTAATTTAACTTTACCTGTTACTTCTTTAGCCATTACTATTTCCTCCTTTGTGGTAATTGAATTTATCTCCCACTAAATTTTATCTTCTAAAAACTTCGCATTTACTTCTACTGGTAAATTTCTTCCTAATGTTGATACTTCAACTTTAACTTTTTCAAAATTTTTATCAATTTCTAAAACTTTACCATGTTCGCCTTTAAATGCTCCTTCTTTGATTAAAACAATATCTCCTACCTTAAAGCTTAAAGTTGTATCTAATTTCTTATTAGAAATTAATGACATAACTCTATCCACTTCTTCATCTGACATAGGTATTTGATCTGATCCAACCCCTAAAAATCCTG is part of the Oceanivirga salmonicida genome and encodes:
- a CDS encoding prepilin peptidase, whose amino-acid sequence is MIIFKILFNLFFLISVYEDIKKKIIPEFCIILMLIIAIINAIIYKNFSILYYSISIYCLPFYIIIIIETYLQKELIGLGDLKLMLAIGAYFSNTDLYFLNLYYALTYTIALISVIIFQPKEKYIPLAPMLYISYLI
- a CDS encoding type IV pilin protein; amino-acid sequence: MKNKKKKNYGFTLIELIAVMAIMAIISTIAVPKISRYINAANRTKVIAAVSELNNFLVSENLSNETNISNLLSKYQDLNSLQINLKSDGSFKIGNVSGNLKINNNFVNAILKEPKEFSNQVIGPNSNHDNF
- the rplA gene encoding 50S ribosomal protein L1, with protein sequence MAKRGKRYSEISQKVDKVKIYTPEEALELLFETKSAKFVETVELAVKLGVDPRHADQQVRGTVVLPHGTGKTVRVLAITTGENIQKALDAGADYAGDDEYINKIQQGWFDFDLVIATPDMMPKLGRLGRILGTKGLMPNPKSGTVTTDIAKTVEEFKKGKIAFKVDKLGSIHLPIGKVNFDKEKIVENFKVALKQIIALKPAAAKGQYLRTVAISLTMGPGIKIDPLLSSTYVTR
- the rplK gene encoding 50S ribosomal protein L11; this encodes MAKEVTGKVKLQIGAGKATPAPPVGSALGPKGINIPEFCKMFNAQTQDKMGYVIPVEITVYSDKSFTFVLKTPPASDLLKKYAKIESGAQNSKKEVAGTVTSAQIKEIAELKMPDLNASDIETAMKIIAGTARSMGVKIQD